The following coding sequences lie in one Methylotuvimicrobium alcaliphilum 20Z genomic window:
- a CDS encoding fructosamine kinase family protein, which translates to MNWQAIAEQIEQATGRPFSVTEARPVGGGDINEAYRLRDDERTYFVKLNRPASVDMFEAEAEGLKEIAGTRTIRVPEPVVCGQTDQRSFLVLEHIEFASSNSRSERQLGQQLALLHSAEQPYFGWHRDNTIGSTPQPNGRYNDWPGFWREQRLGFQLRLAAQNGYRGRLQSQGERLLADMDALFDNYRPRPSLLHGDLWGGNAAVAAGGAPVIFDPACYYGDSEADLAMTELFGGFSRDFYAAYHEVLPEDPGYRVRKTFYNLYHILNHLNLFGSGYLSRAEAMTEQMLAEV; encoded by the coding sequence ATGAATTGGCAAGCAATCGCCGAGCAAATCGAACAGGCGACTGGGCGGCCTTTTTCGGTAACGGAAGCCCGTCCGGTCGGCGGCGGCGATATCAATGAAGCTTATCGGTTGCGTGATGACGAACGAACTTATTTCGTAAAACTGAACCGTCCGGCTTCGGTCGATATGTTCGAGGCCGAAGCCGAAGGCTTAAAAGAAATAGCCGGCACTCGGACGATAAGGGTGCCCGAACCGGTTGTGTGCGGGCAAACCGATCAGCGGTCGTTTCTGGTTTTAGAGCATATCGAGTTCGCTTCTTCGAATTCTCGTTCCGAGCGCCAATTAGGGCAGCAGTTGGCGTTGCTGCATAGTGCTGAGCAGCCTTATTTCGGATGGCATCGAGACAATACCATCGGCAGCACGCCGCAACCGAACGGCCGTTACAACGATTGGCCGGGTTTCTGGCGCGAGCAGCGATTGGGCTTTCAGTTACGACTGGCTGCGCAAAACGGTTATCGAGGCCGGTTGCAAAGCCAAGGCGAGCGGTTATTGGCGGATATGGATGCCTTGTTCGACAATTACCGACCTAGGCCATCTTTGTTACATGGCGATTTATGGGGCGGCAATGCCGCTGTTGCAGCCGGCGGGGCGCCGGTAATTTTCGATCCTGCCTGTTATTATGGGGACAGCGAAGCAGACTTGGCGATGACCGAGCTTTTCGGCGGCTTTAGCCGGGATTTTTATGCGGCTTATCACGAGGTCTTGCCGGAAGACCCGGGTTATAGGGTTCGAAAGACTTTTTATAATCTTTATCATATTTTGAATCATCTTAATTTATTCGGTTCGGGTTACTTGAGCCGGGCCGAAGCGATGACCGAGCAAATGTTGGCTGAAGTTTAG
- a CDS encoding response regulator transcription factor has product MKSKIKIKIILVDDHAVVRAGFRMLLGTHDMIEIVAEADRGEQAIQLMQEHAVDVAVMDLSMPGLGGLETIRRICQRDSKAKILVFSVHDEQVYVNRAIAAGAKGYISKNSAAANLAMAIEHIANGEIYIEDGLLKDQTGKSDVMDYHAIIEAFSAREFDVFRLLAKGMTVHKVAEELCLGYKTVANYGTQIRNKLKVSTLAELAHIAVILGLMKN; this is encoded by the coding sequence ATGAAAAGCAAAATCAAAATCAAAATTATTTTAGTCGATGATCATGCGGTTGTGCGTGCGGGGTTTCGAATGTTGCTCGGGACGCATGATATGATTGAAATTGTTGCCGAGGCCGATCGAGGGGAGCAGGCGATTCAATTGATGCAGGAACATGCTGTCGATGTCGCCGTGATGGATCTATCGATGCCGGGCTTAGGCGGGCTGGAGACGATACGGCGTATTTGTCAGCGCGACAGTAAGGCTAAGATTTTGGTGTTTAGCGTGCACGATGAACAGGTCTACGTTAATCGTGCCATTGCGGCCGGAGCCAAAGGCTATATCAGTAAAAACAGCGCGGCGGCCAATCTTGCGATGGCAATAGAGCATATCGCCAATGGCGAAATTTACATCGAAGATGGGCTGCTCAAGGATCAAACCGGAAAGTCGGATGTGATGGATTACCATGCAATTATAGAGGCGTTTTCGGCCCGGGAATTCGATGTATTCCGTTTACTTGCGAAAGGCATGACGGTACACAAAGTTGCCGAAGAGCTTTGTTTGGGCTACAAAACGGTCGCCAATTACGGCACGCAAATTAGAAATAAGCTCAAAGTTTCGACGCTGGCGGAACTGGCGCACATCGCGGTGATTTTGGGCTTGATGAAAAATTGA
- a CDS encoding UvrD-helicase domain-containing protein, translating to MQVLLYNELNPKKIPGFTKLKNYLEAGDFKSADVKKVGDNLFRARLNRSDRLLFSIYRHQGQAYALMLELIKGHAYEDSRFLRHGATVDEDKIPVLNAPDENVGQDLVYLNTGHQSFNLLDKIISFDDSQQSIYALNPPLIVIGSAGSGKTALTLEKMKQAVGDVLYVTQSAYLVKNSRDLYYSHHYRNDDQQVDFLSFQEFLESIKVPEGKPVTFQHFQQWFGRHRQGGQFKDAHKLFEEFRGVITGPATDKSWLSREDYLALGVKESIFLAEEREAVYGIFEKYLEFLRENRLYDSNVVSHDYLKISEPRYDFVVVDEVQDLTNIQLYLIMKSLRQTQDFILCGDSNQIVHPNFFSWSKVKTLFYKQEDLQGSEDLIRILNTNYRNSPQVTDIANRILKIKNRRFGSIDKESHYLVESNGHTQGEVLFLQDNDKIKQELDKKTKASTLFAVIVMTAEQKPMAREHFSTPLVFTIQEAKGLEYENIILYNFLSQEESRYREISKGVSQADLELELKYARGKDKTDKSLEVYKFYINALYVALTRAIKNLYWIESNPKQPLLDLVGLRDARDSLELANQNSSLDDWRQEAHKLELQGKQEQADRIRSEILKQKTPNWQVIAGENLENLKQQALVDNNKKAKMALFEYALVYEDRNLINQLIKGDFRPAHNVEKGLQMLQQNHYMAYTFKKPDAVLKQVDLYGPNFRNVFNQTPLMVSAWTGNVEAVKALCQLGADTEKVDGNGLNAFQIALGQSERDDSYAKKKLVEIYEQLEPSSMSIQVDGRLIKLDQHLMEFFLLNLMIALFYRVMTNKMQYRLDGFATQDILNAIQHIPSAILPDRRKKRAYLSSILSKNEINRDDKYNRKLFYRVRTGHYIFNPNLALKVEGEWVNIYDLLLLDRLAPVYIQEDDDWSIRIAEYRRNTVKKNKAELRSLLAKMRGDVGGDR from the coding sequence ATGCAAGTCTTGCTTTATAACGAACTGAATCCGAAAAAGATACCCGGCTTTACCAAGTTGAAAAACTATCTCGAAGCCGGCGATTTCAAGTCGGCCGACGTCAAAAAGGTCGGCGATAATTTGTTTCGCGCTCGTCTCAATCGTAGCGATCGGCTGCTGTTTTCGATTTATCGCCATCAAGGCCAAGCCTATGCGTTGATGTTGGAATTGATCAAGGGCCATGCCTATGAAGATTCGCGGTTTTTACGTCATGGAGCAACGGTCGACGAAGATAAAATTCCGGTGCTGAACGCCCCTGACGAAAACGTCGGGCAAGACTTGGTTTATCTGAATACGGGGCATCAGTCCTTTAATCTGCTTGATAAAATTATTTCCTTCGACGATAGCCAGCAATCGATTTATGCACTGAATCCGCCGCTGATCGTGATCGGCTCGGCCGGTAGCGGCAAAACCGCATTGACGCTGGAAAAGATGAAGCAGGCGGTCGGCGATGTCCTTTATGTTACGCAATCGGCCTATTTGGTCAAAAATTCCCGCGATCTTTATTACTCGCATCATTACCGGAATGACGATCAACAGGTCGATTTTCTGTCGTTTCAGGAATTTCTCGAAAGCATCAAGGTGCCGGAAGGTAAGCCGGTTACGTTTCAACATTTCCAACAATGGTTCGGCCGTCATCGGCAAGGCGGCCAATTCAAAGATGCGCATAAGCTGTTCGAGGAATTTCGAGGCGTCATCACGGGGCCGGCCACCGATAAAAGCTGGCTTAGCCGCGAGGATTATCTGGCGTTGGGGGTCAAGGAATCGATTTTTCTGGCCGAGGAGCGCGAAGCGGTTTACGGCATCTTCGAGAAATATCTGGAATTTTTACGCGAAAATCGGCTTTACGACAGCAATGTCGTCAGTCACGATTATCTGAAGATCAGCGAGCCGCGTTACGATTTCGTCGTCGTCGACGAGGTTCAGGACCTGACCAATATCCAGCTCTATCTGATCATGAAGTCGTTGCGGCAGACGCAGGATTTTATCTTGTGCGGCGATTCCAACCAGATCGTGCATCCGAATTTCTTTTCCTGGTCCAAGGTCAAGACTCTGTTTTACAAGCAAGAAGACTTGCAGGGTTCCGAAGACCTGATCCGAATTCTCAATACCAACTACCGCAATTCGCCGCAAGTCACCGATATCGCGAACCGGATTTTGAAGATCAAAAACCGCCGCTTCGGGTCGATCGACAAAGAAAGCCATTACTTGGTCGAAAGCAACGGACATACCCAGGGCGAAGTGCTGTTTTTACAAGATAACGACAAAATCAAACAGGAATTGGATAAAAAAACCAAGGCTTCGACGCTGTTCGCCGTGATCGTAATGACCGCCGAACAAAAACCGATGGCCCGCGAACATTTCAGCACGCCGCTGGTGTTCACGATTCAAGAAGCCAAAGGACTGGAATATGAAAACATCATTCTCTACAACTTCTTGAGCCAGGAGGAGTCGCGCTACCGCGAAATCAGCAAGGGCGTCAGTCAGGCCGATTTGGAATTGGAGCTCAAATATGCGCGAGGTAAGGACAAAACCGACAAGTCTCTGGAAGTCTACAAGTTTTATATCAACGCCTTGTATGTCGCGCTGACCCGGGCGATCAAGAATCTGTATTGGATAGAAAGTAATCCGAAACAGCCTTTGCTCGACTTAGTGGGGCTGCGCGATGCCAGGGATTCGTTGGAGTTAGCAAATCAAAATTCGAGTCTCGACGATTGGCGGCAAGAAGCGCATAAACTCGAATTGCAAGGCAAGCAGGAGCAGGCGGATCGCATACGTAGCGAGATTCTGAAGCAAAAAACGCCGAATTGGCAGGTGATTGCCGGTGAAAATCTGGAAAACCTGAAGCAACAAGCGCTCGTCGACAACAATAAGAAAGCCAAAATGGCGCTTTTCGAATACGCCTTGGTTTATGAAGATCGTAACCTGATCAACCAATTGATCAAAGGCGATTTCAGACCCGCGCATAATGTGGAAAAGGGCCTGCAGATGCTGCAACAAAATCATTACATGGCCTATACCTTCAAGAAACCCGATGCGGTGTTGAAGCAGGTAGATTTGTACGGCCCCAATTTTCGCAATGTTTTCAACCAAACGCCGCTGATGGTTTCCGCATGGACCGGAAATGTCGAGGCGGTCAAGGCGCTGTGCCAATTGGGCGCCGATACCGAAAAGGTCGATGGCAACGGCCTGAATGCCTTTCAAATCGCTTTGGGCCAGAGCGAGCGTGACGATTCTTATGCCAAAAAGAAATTGGTCGAGATCTACGAACAATTGGAGCCTTCCAGTATGAGCATTCAGGTCGACGGACGCCTGATCAAGCTGGATCAGCATTTGATGGAGTTTTTTCTGTTGAATCTGATGATCGCGCTGTTTTACCGGGTCATGACCAATAAAATGCAATATCGGCTCGACGGCTTCGCGACGCAGGATATACTCAATGCGATACAACACATTCCAAGCGCTATCTTGCCCGATCGGCGAAAGAAGCGCGCTTATTTGAGCAGCATTTTGTCGAAGAACGAGATCAACCGGGACGACAAATACAATCGAAAATTGTTTTACCGGGTCAGGACCGGCCACTATATTTTCAATCCGAATCTGGCGCTCAAGGTGGAAGGCGAGTGGGTCAATATATACGATTTATTGCTCTTGGATCGGCTCGCGCCGGTTTATATACAAGAGGACGATGATTGGTCAATCCGAATCGCCGAATATAGACGCAATACCGTGAAAAAAAATAAAGCCGAGTTGAGATCGTTACTGGCGAAGATGAGAGGAGATGTAGGGGGCGATAGGTAG
- a CDS encoding sensor histidine kinase, which translates to MSLRFQLIVRILFLFVCILILGGSIAIWRAREAVTEEVGSSLNLALQLVKFGFSKPASATMKESDWIYWLSALRETRHLDIRVQQPTGETIQVTRSLQSEDQPDMPPGWFVSLVTADYAETHYPIVMADGKALMLIIQPNPMDETVEVWHETVAFFITLCLLIILIFLAVHQTLHKTLRFIDTIVDGLRRIENGQYRDVLPRFSIQEYDSIAGAINHMAGVLDKTREENRALTKHSLKIQEEERRRLSQELHDELGQSLTAIKVMAVTAAHEKADTRQITESISHICDHLMAIVRSMMHQLHPLILTELGLKATLEDMVNHWSERNPWLNLTIECPDELDSLDQNVAIQIFRVIQECLTNTIRHAEAKHVKIVLEILGENRDCLHLEVADDGRGCDINRISSGFGLRGIQERIKSLDGELTVRSQPGQGMAVSATIPIL; encoded by the coding sequence ATGAGCTTACGTTTCCAACTAATTGTCAGAATTTTGTTTTTATTCGTCTGTATATTGATACTAGGCGGTTCGATCGCGATTTGGCGGGCTCGGGAGGCGGTCACTGAAGAGGTCGGCTCTTCTCTAAACCTGGCATTGCAATTGGTTAAATTCGGATTTTCGAAACCGGCCTCCGCAACCATGAAGGAGTCGGATTGGATTTATTGGCTTAGCGCCTTACGAGAAACACGCCATTTGGATATTCGCGTCCAGCAACCGACCGGTGAAACGATTCAAGTGACCCGTTCGCTGCAAAGTGAAGACCAGCCCGACATGCCTCCGGGTTGGTTTGTAAGTTTGGTTACCGCAGATTATGCCGAAACGCACTATCCGATCGTGATGGCCGACGGCAAGGCATTGATGTTAATTATTCAGCCGAATCCGATGGATGAGACTGTCGAGGTTTGGCATGAAACGGTCGCTTTTTTTATTACGCTGTGCTTATTGATTATATTGATTTTTTTGGCGGTACACCAAACGTTGCATAAAACTCTGCGATTTATCGATACGATTGTCGACGGTCTCAGGCGTATCGAAAACGGACAATATCGGGATGTGTTGCCGAGGTTTTCGATTCAGGAATACGATAGTATCGCCGGGGCGATTAATCATATGGCCGGCGTGCTCGATAAGACTCGTGAGGAAAATCGTGCCTTAACCAAGCATTCGTTGAAAATTCAGGAAGAGGAGCGCCGGCGTTTATCGCAGGAATTACATGACGAATTGGGTCAATCGTTGACGGCAATCAAGGTCATGGCGGTCACTGCTGCGCATGAAAAAGCCGATACCCGTCAAATTACAGAGTCGATAAGCCATATCTGCGATCATTTAATGGCTATCGTACGCTCGATGATGCATCAATTGCATCCATTGATTTTGACCGAATTAGGCTTGAAAGCCACGCTCGAAGATATGGTCAATCATTGGTCGGAAAGAAACCCTTGGCTGAATTTGACGATCGAGTGTCCGGACGAGTTGGATTCGCTTGATCAAAATGTTGCGATACAAATATTTCGTGTCATTCAGGAATGTTTGACCAACACAATCCGCCACGCCGAGGCCAAACACGTTAAAATAGTGCTGGAAATTTTAGGCGAAAATCGTGATTGTTTGCATCTAGAGGTGGCCGATGACGGGCGCGGTTGCGATATCAATCGGATATCGTCGGGATTCGGGCTCAGAGGCATTCAAGAAAGGATTAAGTCGCTCGACGGCGAGCTGACCGTCCGCTCGCAACCCGGTCAGGGCATGGCAGTTAGCGCAACGATACCTATCCTATGA
- the fae gene encoding formaldehyde-activating enzyme, with product MAKISNLRVGESLVGDGNEVAHIDLIIGPRGSAAETAFANCLTNNKDGFSSLLAVVAPNLMVKPATVMFNKVTIKGSKQAVQMFGPAQRGVAMAVADSVESGIIPADEADNLFISVGVFIHWMAEDDAKIQQYNYEATKEAIERAVAGSPTAQEVVTGKATATHPFAAN from the coding sequence ATGGCAAAAATCAGTAATTTACGCGTAGGCGAATCATTGGTAGGCGACGGCAACGAAGTCGCACACATCGATCTGATTATCGGCCCACGCGGTTCGGCTGCCGAAACCGCTTTCGCAAATTGCCTGACCAACAACAAAGACGGTTTCTCCAGCTTGCTGGCTGTTGTTGCCCCTAACTTGATGGTAAAACCTGCGACCGTAATGTTTAATAAGGTCACGATCAAAGGTTCCAAGCAAGCCGTCCAAATGTTCGGACCCGCTCAGCGCGGCGTGGCGATGGCGGTTGCCGATTCGGTCGAAAGCGGCATTATCCCTGCCGACGAAGCCGACAATCTGTTTATTTCGGTAGGTGTTTTCATCCACTGGATGGCTGAAGACGACGCCAAAATTCAACAATACAACTACGAAGCGACTAAAGAAGCTATCGAGCGTGCCGTTGCCGGTTCTCCAACAGCTCAGGAAGTTGTTACCGGGAAAGCGACTGCTACGCATCCATTTGCGGCAAATTAA
- a CDS encoding transaldolase family protein: protein MFELYLDSADIAQIARFHDCLPVKGVTTNPSILAKSGVGLNQLLLNLAELIGPEARYHVQVVSSTVDGMVEEAKRLQDLPYDIVVKVPANETGLAAIKKIKADEIAVLATAIYSVQQGFLAALCGADYLAPYVNRIDAMGENGPQVVADLQNLLDRQKLPCKLLPASFKNTRQVLDVLSAGVSAITLPIEIAEQMLGHPAVNPAVAQFDLDWCNVFGNQLSFES, encoded by the coding sequence ATGTTCGAACTCTATCTCGATAGCGCCGATATCGCGCAAATCGCCCGCTTTCATGACTGCTTGCCGGTCAAAGGCGTGACGACTAATCCATCCATCCTGGCCAAGTCCGGGGTCGGTTTGAATCAATTATTATTGAATTTGGCCGAATTGATCGGTCCCGAAGCTCGCTATCATGTCCAGGTCGTCAGTTCGACCGTCGACGGCATGGTCGAGGAAGCGAAACGCCTACAGGATTTGCCGTACGATATTGTCGTGAAAGTGCCGGCCAATGAAACCGGTTTAGCGGCAATCAAAAAAATCAAAGCCGATGAGATAGCGGTTCTGGCCACGGCAATCTATAGCGTTCAGCAAGGCTTTTTAGCGGCCTTGTGCGGAGCCGATTATCTGGCGCCCTATGTCAATAGAATCGATGCGATGGGCGAAAATGGGCCGCAAGTGGTTGCCGATTTACAAAATTTGCTCGATCGCCAAAAATTGCCGTGTAAATTGTTGCCGGCCAGTTTCAAGAACACTCGGCAAGTACTCGATGTGTTGAGTGCGGGAGTGAGCGCTATTACTCTGCCGATCGAGATTGCCGAACAAATGCTGGGGCATCCGGCGGTGAATCCCGCGGTCGCGCAATTCGATTTGGATTGGTGCAATGTGTTTGGTAATCAGTTGTCGTTTGAAAGTTGA
- a CDS encoding SRPBCC family protein: MPDFSLNTTWLIPSPIETVWFYLIRPETWPDWWRYVDSVENISSGASKIPNNKRRIYWKTRLPYRLVIELTVTRAIEHRYLAVKVQGDLVGSGHCRVSGNAESTRLEFDWHVATCKPWMNRFAFLCRPIFEWNHAQVMKEGERGLVYLTTLKNSSIT, encoded by the coding sequence ATGCCCGACTTTTCATTAAACACCACCTGGCTTATTCCGTCGCCAATCGAAACGGTCTGGTTCTACCTGATTCGCCCCGAAACCTGGCCGGATTGGTGGAGATATGTCGATTCGGTTGAAAACATCTCGTCCGGCGCATCGAAGATTCCCAATAATAAACGGCGTATTTATTGGAAAACACGTCTGCCCTACCGATTAGTCATTGAATTGACCGTTACGCGCGCCATTGAGCATCGCTACCTCGCGGTGAAGGTTCAAGGCGACTTAGTCGGCTCGGGACATTGCCGAGTTTCGGGCAATGCCGAATCGACACGGCTCGAATTCGATTGGCACGTCGCAACCTGCAAACCGTGGATGAACCGCTTTGCCTTTCTTTGCCGGCCGATATTCGAATGGAACCATGCACAAGTCATGAAGGAAGGCGAACGTGGATTAGTCTATTTAACGACACTTAAAAATTCATCGATAACGTGA